One Longimicrobiales bacterium DNA segment encodes these proteins:
- a CDS encoding metalloregulator ArsR/SmtB family transcription factor: MGYDKDQIYQQFARIGKALASPARLEMLDLLSQGEKTVEQLAEQARLGVKNASAHLRVLREARLVDSRKESPHVVYRLADEAVLRVVRELESLARLRLAEVEQISRLYFDAPTQLEPIDATELLRRVEAGDVTVLDVRPPDEYRAGHIPGALSMPVEQLERRLSEIPADRPVIAYCRGPFCVFAGDAVERLREHGYAAERMADGLPDWRLAGHPVATGDE, encoded by the coding sequence ATGGGATACGACAAAGACCAGATCTACCAGCAGTTCGCCCGCATCGGGAAGGCGCTCGCCAGCCCGGCCCGCCTGGAGATGCTCGACCTGCTGTCGCAGGGCGAAAAGACGGTCGAGCAGCTGGCGGAGCAGGCGCGACTCGGTGTTAAGAACGCCAGCGCGCATCTGCGCGTGCTGCGGGAGGCGCGGCTGGTGGACAGCCGCAAGGAGTCGCCGCACGTCGTCTATCGGCTGGCGGACGAGGCGGTGCTACGGGTCGTGCGCGAGCTGGAGTCGCTGGCGCGGCTGCGGCTGGCAGAGGTCGAACAGATCTCGCGGCTCTATTTCGACGCCCCGACGCAGCTGGAGCCGATCGACGCGACGGAGCTGCTGCGCCGGGTGGAGGCGGGAGACGTGACGGTCCTGGACGTGAGACCGCCGGACGAATACCGCGCTGGCCATATCCCCGGTGCGCTCTCGATGCCGGTGGAGCAGCTCGAGCGGCGACTCTCGGAGATCCCGGCGGATCGACCGGTGATCGCATACTGCCGCGGGCCGTTCTGTGTGTTCGCCGGCGATGCGGTCGAGAGGCTGCGCGAGCACGGCTATGCGGCCGAACGGATGGCGGACGGGCTCCCGGACTGGCGGCTGGCCGGGCATCCCGTAGCAACCGGCGACGAGTGA
- a CDS encoding MBL fold metallo-hydrolase: MILRQYLDIDPVVSASYLLGCGGKGLGAVVDPTEDIDRYLRDAQELGLALRYVIDTHVHADHISGGRRLAEAAGAEYVLFADAGAHGEFRGVADGDVLELGNVTARVLHTPGHTPEHISLVVSDAKRGPEPWFVVTGHTLMVGDMGRTELASSAEEGARALFRSAARLRELPDYLEVLPGAFSGSVCGRGLSGKATSTIGFERRFNRAFSILDEEEFVELMLREIPPRPPRAAEIRAENLGVPELAGI, translated from the coding sequence ATGATTCTGCGACAGTATCTCGATATCGACCCCGTAGTTTCCGCCTCCTATCTGCTCGGCTGCGGTGGCAAGGGCCTGGGCGCGGTGGTGGATCCGACGGAGGACATCGACCGCTACCTGCGTGATGCCCAGGAGCTGGGTCTGGCGCTGCGGTATGTGATCGACACGCACGTGCATGCGGATCACATCTCGGGCGGTCGTCGCCTGGCGGAGGCGGCCGGAGCGGAGTACGTGCTGTTCGCGGATGCCGGCGCGCATGGGGAGTTCCGCGGCGTTGCCGATGGCGACGTGCTGGAGCTCGGCAATGTGACCGCCCGCGTACTCCACACGCCTGGACATACGCCCGAGCACATCTCGCTCGTGGTGAGCGATGCGAAGCGCGGCCCGGAGCCGTGGTTCGTCGTCACGGGTCACACGCTGATGGTGGGCGACATGGGCAGGACGGAGCTCGCGTCGAGCGCTGAAGAGGGGGCCCGCGCGCTGTTCCGGAGCGCCGCGCGACTGCGCGAGCTGCCCGACTATCTCGAAGTGCTGCCAGGCGCGTTCTCCGGTTCCGTTTGCGGCCGCGGACTGAGCGGCAAAGCGACGTCGACGATCGGCTTCGAGCGTCGCTTCAACCGTGCGTTCTCGATCCTCGACGAAGAGGAGTTCGTGGAGCTGATGCTGCGCGAGATTCCGCCGCGACCGCCGCGTGCAGCCGAAATACGTGCGGAGAACCTGGGCGTGCCGGAGCTCGCGGGAATCTGA